From one Neovison vison isolate M4711 chromosome 1, ASM_NN_V1, whole genome shotgun sequence genomic stretch:
- the ZKSCAN8 gene encoding zinc finger protein with KRAB and SCAN domains 8, with product MAAESRKSLAPSPSDQAPEEDLVIVKVEEDHGWDQESSLHENNPPGQELFRLRFRKLCYQETLGPREALIQLRALCHQWLRPDLNTKEQILELLVLEQFLTILPEELQTLVKEHQLENGEEVVTLLEDLERQIDILGRPVPARAHGHGLWEEVVRSESAPELPDAPLRSVTTQHKSPVPQGPQERAISTSQSPTPSQKGSPGDQEMTATLLTAGFQTLEKIEDMAVSLIREEWLLDPSQKDPSRDNRPENYRNMFSLGGETRNENRELSSKQVISTGLQPHGETAAKCNGDVIGGLEHGESRDLLGRLERQRGNPTQERRHKCDECGKSFAQSSGLVRHWRIHTGEKPYQCNVCGKAFSYRSALLSHQDIHNKVKRYHCKECGKAFSQNTGLILHQRIHTGEKPYQCNQCGKAFSQSAGLILHQRIHSGERPYECNECGKAFSHSSHLIGHQRIHTGEKPYECDECGKTFRRSSHLIGHQRSHTGEKPYKCNECGRAFSQKSGLIEHQRIHTGERPYKCKECGKAFNGNTGLIQHLRIHTGEKPYQCNECGKAFIQRSSLIRHQRIHSGEKSESIGV from the exons ATGGCAGCAGAATCAAGAAAGTCATTAGCCCCATCCCCATCTGACCAAGCTCCCGAGGAAGACCTTGTCATCGTCAAGGTAGAGGAAGATCATGGCTGGGACCAGGAATCCAGTCTGCATGAAAATAACCCTCCCGGCCAAGAGCTGTTCCGCCTGCGCTTCAGGAAGTTATGCTACCAGGAGACGTTAGGGCCCCGAGAAGCTCTGATCCAACTCCGTGCACTTTGCCATCAGTGGCTAAGGCCGGATTTGAACACCAAAGAGCAGATCTTGGAGCTGCTGGTGCTGGAGCAGTTCCTGACCATCCTGCCCGAGGAGCTGCAGACACTGGTGAAGGAACATCAGCTGGAGAACGGAGAGGAGGTGGTGACCCTGCTGGAGGACTTGGAAAGGCAGATTGACATACTAGGGCGGCCG GTCCCAGCCCGTGCACATGGACATGGACTCTGGGAGGAGGTGGTGCGTTCAGAGTCTGCACCAGAGCTTCCAGATGCTCCGCTCCGATCTGTGACAACCCAGCACAAATCTCCAGTGCCCCAAGGGCCGCAAGAGAGAG CCATCTCTACTTCTCAGAGTCCTACCCCTTCCCAGAAGGGAAGTCCTGGAGACCAGGAGATGACAGCAACACTTCTCACAGCAGGGTTCCAG actTTAGAGAAGATCGAAGACATGGCTGTGTCCCTAATTCGAGAGGAGTGGCTTCTTGATCCATCCCAGAAGGATCCCAGTAGAGATAATAGGCCAGAGAATTACCGAAACATGTTCTCCCTGG GTGGTGAGACCAGGAATGAGAACAGGGAATTATCTTCGAAACAGGTAATATCTACTGGACTCCAACCACATGGAGAGACAGCTGCCAAATGCAACGGGGATGTTATCGGGGGTCTTGAGCATGGAGAATCCCGAGATCTTCTGGGCAGATTAGAGAGGCAGCGGGGAAATCCCACCCAGGAGAGACGACATAAATGTGATGAATGTGGGAAGAGCTTTGCTCAGAGCTCGGGCCTTGTTCGCCACTGGAGAATCCACACTGGGGAGAAACCCTATCAGTGTAATGTGTGTGGTAAAGCCTTCAGTTACAGGTCAGCCCTTCTTTCCCATCAGGATATCCACAACAAAGTAAAGCGCTATCACTGTAAGGAGTGTGGTAAAGCCTTCAGTCAAAACACAGGCCTGATCCTGCACCAGAGAATCCATACTGGGGAGAAGCCGTATCAGTGCAATCAGTGTGGGAAGGCTTTCAGTCAGAGTGCGGGCCTTATTCTGCACCAGAGAATCCACAGTGGGGAGAGACCCTATGAATGTAATGAgtgtgggaaagctttcagtcaTAGCTCTCACCTCATTGGACATCAGAGAatccacactggggagaagccctATGAGTGTGAtgagtgtgggaaaaccttcaggCGGAGCTCACATCTTATTGGCCATCAGAGAAGCCACACTGGGGAAAAACCCTACAAATGCAATGAGTGTGGGAGGGCCTTCAGTCAGAAGTCAGGCCTTATTGAACATCAGAGAATCCACACTGGAGAAAGACCCtataaatgtaaagaatgtgggaaagctttcaaTGGGAACACGGGCCTCATACAGCATCTGAGAATTCACACAGGGGAGAAGCCCTATCAATGTAAtgagtgtgggaaagcctttattCAGAGGTCAAGTCTCATTCGGCATCAGAGAATCCACAGTGGAGAAAAATCTGAATCCATAGGAGTTTAG